The following proteins are co-located in the Flavobacteriales bacterium genome:
- a CDS encoding VWA domain-containing protein, whose amino-acid sequence MALRTILLFGLMHLTVSLFSQENLVINPGMEETVPTPPTHHWNTKLKVNTPLAPDWFTATEATADYFNSHESTMMGSPTVVAHRGQGRIGFICGAKNKYTRIDYKEYPMGKLVRPLEANKNYCVTFHIALDGSSKFAMDSIGFYFSPEPVGLQQTTLIKVKPAYVMPADSIVTAKDGWVEVKAVYPANGGERYIVFGSFSHKDRIKLKSIGEHRPKRFHFSKVKKLAYYYLDDVSVSELPDSTDRPCLSGKTKNVAKSNRYLFLVDVSGSMHAGGNLDSVKQALKNSIRELPAEAEVAMVSFSGEPKLIVPFSSPQAAGLNASIDSLKHGGYTNVANSIEFAYNYLQKSEKAEGTSIMLFTDGIFEVNVPTNKRILQNYHDHQIRFSTFQFGDRTNFDLEKVAAATKADYIKVQSEQLNDMLAPHLYDVVEIPNKEKVYYTHMRFEMIAIRPLRYWLFILIGVALGVKYF is encoded by the coding sequence ATGGCTTTAAGGACAATTTTATTATTCGGATTAATGCACTTGACGGTGTCGCTGTTTTCGCAGGAAAATCTGGTGATCAATCCGGGTATGGAAGAAACTGTTCCCACTCCGCCAACGCATCATTGGAATACTAAACTGAAAGTGAATACGCCACTAGCTCCGGATTGGTTTACGGCAACCGAAGCAACGGCCGATTATTTTAATTCGCATGAATCGACCATGATGGGATCGCCAACGGTGGTAGCGCATCGCGGACAAGGTCGTATTGGTTTTATTTGTGGTGCGAAAAATAAATATACCCGTATCGATTATAAGGAATACCCAATGGGAAAATTGGTTCGTCCACTCGAAGCCAATAAAAATTACTGCGTCACTTTTCATATCGCGCTCGACGGTAGTTCGAAGTTTGCCATGGATTCCATCGGATTTTATTTTTCGCCTGAACCGGTAGGATTGCAGCAAACGACATTGATAAAAGTGAAACCTGCTTATGTGATGCCTGCTGATAGTATTGTGACTGCAAAAGATGGTTGGGTAGAAGTGAAAGCGGTGTATCCTGCCAATGGGGGAGAGCGTTACATTGTGTTTGGGAGTTTTTCTCATAAGGATCGCATAAAATTAAAATCCATCGGCGAGCATCGTCCCAAACGATTTCATTTTTCGAAAGTGAAAAAATTAGCGTATTACTATCTCGATGATGTTTCCGTAAGCGAATTACCGGATAGTACGGATCGTCCCTGCCTCAGTGGTAAAACAAAAAACGTAGCGAAGAGTAACCGTTATTTGTTTTTGGTGGATGTTTCCGGCTCCATGCATGCCGGCGGAAATTTAGATTCAGTGAAGCAGGCCTTAAAAAATAGCATTCGCGAATTGCCGGCAGAAGCAGAAGTGGCCATGGTAAGTTTTTCGGGAGAACCTAAATTGATTGTTCCGTTTTCTTCTCCGCAAGCTGCGGGACTAAATGCATCCATTGATTCGTTGAAACATGGAGGCTACACCAATGTGGCTAACTCCATTGAATTTGCCTATAACTATCTTCAAAAATCGGAAAAGGCAGAAGGGACAAGCATCATGTTATTTACCGATGGAATTTTTGAAGTGAATGTGCCGACCAACAAACGCATTCTTCAAAATTATCACGATCATCAGATTCGCTTTTCGACTTTCCAATTTGGCGATCGCACTAATTTTGATTTGGAAAAAGTAGCAGCAGCCACCAAGGCCGATTATATAAAAGTTCAATCAGAACAACTCAACGATATGCTGGCTCCGCATTTGTACGATGTAGTTGAAATTCCCAATAAAGAAAAAGTGTACTACACCCATATGCGATTTGAAATGATAGCTATTCGTCCACTTCGCTATTGGCTGTTTATTCTGATTGGCGTTGCCCTGGGGGTGAAGTATTTCTAA
- a CDS encoding OmpA family protein, producing the protein MKHYRKNTVIGGGELRRRSMKNTILTITALFMVLSAVAQDDEDCGVISDKKVKKLVEKANDTKVEPKDRKQALIDALAIDENCATCLYQLGVKAFKKAHADGTDYKYADDYFRRLIAACPKYHSDPYYYLGVIAYSREDYENALSWFNQFLEFKITDDAQMALDHPEKKRDVKEILPEIEFYSTFFKNPVPFAPAIVENVSTEADEYLPMISPDNELLFFTRKADRKALGDLTSRVVEEFTLSQRPDLNSPFDAGTKLPAPFNIYGDNFGGATISVDNKEMIICACRKDNKRIPDYNNCDLYSSKYERIKNMNTGKYEYKWSALENLGSGINTPNGWEAQPSLSADGKTLYFAVVRDIPGQEMNTDIWYSNRGEDGKWGPARPLQAINTEGNEKAPFMHSDSKTLYFAAQVNENYWGAGGYDIYFTKQKEDGSWTKPQNIGYPINSSEDEHGLMVSTDGKLAYYASSKLKNAKGLDIYRFELPEKARPEKVILVKGQVIDENGAPVTDAKLEITYTNSNKKEEIKVDPDDAKYVAVINVEKGNDAVITVKTEDRTFDSKLIASNSTSPVIKAADLKAEKIEVGKAYTMKDILFATNSYELSAATKFVIDQFIVFLKENPNIKIAIHGHTDDRGNPNENLTLSDNRAKAVMAYIISKGISQERITAQGFGQTKPKVPNTSDANRALNRRTEFVITAK; encoded by the coding sequence TTGAAACATTATAGAAAAAATACCGTAATCGGCGGTGGAGAATTAAGGAGGAGATCAATGAAAAATACCATTTTAACCATTACTGCATTGTTCATGGTGTTGAGCGCAGTGGCTCAGGACGATGAGGACTGCGGAGTTATCAGCGACAAAAAAGTAAAGAAACTCGTTGAAAAAGCCAACGATACCAAAGTTGAACCGAAGGACCGTAAACAAGCTTTAATCGACGCTCTGGCCATCGATGAGAATTGTGCCACCTGTTTGTACCAACTCGGCGTAAAAGCCTTTAAAAAAGCGCATGCGGATGGAACAGATTATAAATATGCCGACGATTATTTCCGTCGACTTATTGCGGCTTGTCCGAAATACCATTCCGATCCCTATTATTACCTTGGTGTTATCGCCTACTCGCGCGAAGATTATGAAAATGCCTTGAGCTGGTTCAATCAGTTTCTGGAATTTAAAATCACCGACGATGCACAAATGGCATTGGATCATCCCGAGAAAAAAAGAGATGTAAAAGAGATTCTGCCCGAGATTGAATTTTATTCCACCTTCTTTAAAAATCCTGTCCCCTTTGCTCCCGCTATTGTGGAAAACGTGAGCACCGAAGCGGATGAATATTTACCCATGATCTCGCCCGATAACGAATTATTGTTTTTTACACGGAAGGCAGACCGAAAAGCATTGGGCGATTTAACAAGTCGCGTAGTTGAAGAATTCACCTTATCGCAACGTCCCGACTTAAATTCCCCCTTCGATGCAGGGACCAAACTCCCGGCACCGTTTAACATCTATGGTGATAATTTCGGTGGAGCAACGATATCGGTCGACAACAAAGAAATGATCATTTGCGCCTGCAGAAAAGACAACAAACGAATTCCCGATTACAACAATTGCGATTTGTATTCTTCCAAATACGAACGCATCAAAAACATGAATACCGGCAAGTACGAATACAAATGGTCGGCTCTCGAAAATTTAGGCTCAGGAATTAATACGCCGAATGGATGGGAAGCTCAACCATCCCTTTCTGCCGATGGAAAAACACTTTATTTCGCCGTTGTACGCGATATTCCCGGTCAGGAAATGAATACTGATATCTGGTATTCCAATCGCGGAGAAGATGGGAAATGGGGACCTGCCCGTCCTTTGCAGGCCATCAACACCGAGGGCAATGAAAAAGCACCTTTCATGCACAGCGATTCCAAAACCTTATATTTCGCAGCACAGGTGAATGAAAATTATTGGGGTGCCGGCGGATACGATATCTACTTTACAAAACAAAAAGAAGATGGAAGCTGGACCAAACCACAAAACATCGGATACCCGATTAATTCTTCAGAAGATGAACATGGATTAATGGTGAGCACTGATGGTAAACTGGCATATTATGCATCTTCCAAATTAAAAAATGCGAAGGGTCTCGACATCTACCGTTTTGAATTACCCGAAAAAGCGCGTCCCGAAAAAGTAATATTGGTAAAAGGACAAGTCATTGATGAAAACGGAGCTCCCGTTACCGATGCTAAACTGGAAATCACCTACACCAATTCCAATAAAAAAGAAGAAATAAAAGTTGATCCCGACGATGCAAAATACGTTGCGGTTATCAATGTAGAAAAAGGAAATGATGCCGTTATTACCGTTAAAACGGAAGACCGCACCTTCGATTCGAAATTAATTGCTTCCAATTCCACATCTCCTGTGATTAAGGCTGCAGATTTAAAAGCGGAAAAAATAGAAGTAGGAAAAGCCTACACGATGAAGGACATTCTTTTCGCAACGAATTCGTATGAATTAAGTGCTGCCACCAAATTTGTGATCGATCAGTTCATCGTTTTCCTCAAGGAGAATCCGAATATTAAAATAGCCATTCATGGTCACACCGACGACCGCGGTAATCCAAATGAAAACCTGACGCTTTCCGATAATCGTGCGAAAGCGGTAATGGCCTACATCATTTCAAAAGGAATTTCTCAGGAACGGATTACAGCGCAGGGATTTGGACAAACCAAACCGAAAGTCCCCAACACCAGCGATGCCAACCGTGCATTAAACCGTAGAACAGAATTTGTGATTACTGCGAAATAA